In Pseudonocardia cypriaca, a single genomic region encodes these proteins:
- a CDS encoding 3-oxoacyl-ACP synthase III family protein, producing MGSRLAGVAVHLPERRLTNDEVEARIGPYSAPPGLLHRLTGIRSRHAMADHEQASDLAVAAARKLLAETGTAAEEIDLLLFASASQDMVEPATAHIVAAGLELRCPVMDVKNACNSMLNGIEVADALIATGRYRTVLVAGGEAPSRAVRWDVRSLGEYLRAFPGYTLGDAGAALLLTAGTGVLATAFTADSRHWEVGTLPAGGSRHPRDPERTYFEMDGARLKDAFLGLGTGVLDETLDRLGLRWADFAVVCVHQVSLPYLQVFTERAGVPADKLVVTLPEHGNVASASLPLQLATALELGRCGPGDLVALVGLAGGVSLGIAVVQL from the coding sequence ATGGGATCGCGACTGGCCGGGGTGGCCGTCCACCTACCGGAGCGCCGCCTGACCAACGACGAGGTGGAGGCCCGCATCGGGCCGTACTCCGCGCCGCCGGGGCTGTTGCACCGGCTCACGGGGATCCGGTCCCGCCACGCGATGGCCGACCACGAGCAGGCGTCCGACCTCGCCGTCGCCGCGGCGCGCAAGCTGCTCGCCGAGACGGGCACGGCCGCCGAGGAGATCGACCTGCTGCTGTTCGCGTCGGCGAGCCAGGACATGGTGGAGCCGGCCACCGCGCACATCGTCGCGGCCGGGCTCGAGCTGCGCTGCCCCGTGATGGACGTCAAGAACGCCTGCAACAGCATGCTCAACGGCATCGAGGTGGCCGACGCGCTCATCGCGACGGGCCGCTACCGCACGGTGCTCGTGGCCGGCGGCGAGGCGCCGTCCCGGGCCGTGCGCTGGGACGTCCGGTCCCTCGGCGAGTACCTGCGCGCCTTCCCCGGCTACACGCTCGGCGACGCGGGCGCCGCGCTGCTCCTGACGGCGGGCACCGGGGTGCTCGCCACCGCCTTCACCGCCGACTCGCGGCATTGGGAGGTCGGCACCCTGCCCGCCGGGGGCTCGCGGCACCCGCGGGACCCGGAGCGGACCTACTTCGAGATGGACGGGGCCCGGCTCAAGGACGCGTTCCTCGGCCTCGGCACCGGCGTCCTCGACGAGACCCTCGACCGGCTCGGCCTGCGGTGGGCCGACTTCGCGGTGGTGTGCGTGCACCAGGTGTCGCTGCCGTACCTGCAGGTGTTCACGGAGCGGGCCGGCGTGCCGGCCGACAAGCTCGTCGTGACCCTGCCCGAGCACGGCAACGTCGCATCCGCGAGCTTGCCGCTGCAGCTGGCCACGGCGCTGGAGCTGGGCCGGTGCGGCCCCGGTGACCTCGTCGCGCTCGTCGGGCTGGCCGGAGGCGTGAGCCTGGGCATCGCGGTGGTTCAGCTGTGA